From Micromonospora carbonacea:
TCCGGCTCAGGCCGCGCCGCGTCGGCCCGCGGCGCGGCCGCTGACCTGGATGAAGTGGAAGCCGTTCACGATCACCCGGGGATCGCCGAGCGCCTCGATCGCCGCCCCCTGGTCCGCTTCGGTCAGGCCCTGCGCCAGCAGCGCGGGCCGCAGTTGCGGGATGCTGGCGCGCAGCAGCCGGCAGCCCGGACCGCCGCCGCGCCAACTGCCTCCCCGCACCCGGAAGGCCACCTCGGCGAGGCCCGCCGCGACGAAGGCCGCAGGCGCCCGCTGGGGCCACGCGAGGTCGTAGCCGGCGGCCACGAGGGCCGCCGTGTGGGCCGCCAGGTAGCGGGTCAGCACGTCGGCGGTCGCCTCCTCCGGCGCGTACGTCACGAAGTTCCCGGGCGCGGGCGCGAACTCCCCGACG
This genomic window contains:
- a CDS encoding class I SAM-dependent methyltransferase, whose product is MSTKGYAFDNASEQAVSHHDALADLLDGSTRELIGELTELDGKRCLEVAAGAGSIAAWLAERAAEVVATDIAPQHIPARARLTVRRHDIVVDEPPGLFDLVHARLLLGHLPGREEALRRLVAAVADGGVLLVGEFAPAPGNFVTYAPEEATADVLTRYLAAHTAALVAAGYDLAWPQRAPAAFVAAGLAEVAFRVRGGSWRGGGPGCRLLRASIPQLRPALLAQGLTEADQGAAIEALGDPRVIVNGFHFIQVSGRAAGRRGAA